In one Ignavibacteriales bacterium genomic region, the following are encoded:
- a CDS encoding cytochrome C translates to MIKNLLFLFLLFSSQKILAQISPGELSRAHSQFEGISNCTKCHDLGSKLSDTKCIGCHKEINFQVQNKLGFHSSKYVNGKNCWQCHGEHFGRNFQLIRFDEKKFDHSVTGFELTGKHSPLACKQCHQQKNISSSEIKNRKNTFLGLDQNCNSCHQDFHQNTLGNKCEFCHNTSTFKPAISFNHDRAKFKLLGAHAKVDCIKCHLKEKRNGKDYQKFTGLNFSNCSPCHQDAHKGKFGNDCKKCHVVSGFKFVNKGSFDHDKTNYPLIAKHKLVNCDKCHKGNISVKPVFDKCFRCHEDFHKGQFTVNNLQRDCSECHQLEGYSPSTFSLEKHNNLKFALEGKHKAIDCKSCHIKETKWQFILGDVKCINCHSNVHGNEISGTFMKDDNCISCHTVDGWKIINFNHSKTKFDLTGKHKEASCKKCHIKENNLGEIKYFFSSVKSYCEYCHNDVHFNQFRDGDKTLCERCHTSSGWIPVSFDHQSTKFPLEGAHSKVECRKCHKEILEQGHKFIKFKIDEFKCSDCHS, encoded by the coding sequence TTGATTAAGAATTTACTATTTCTTTTTCTTCTCTTTAGTAGTCAAAAAATTCTCGCTCAAATTTCACCTGGCGAATTATCCAGAGCACACTCTCAGTTTGAGGGAATAAGCAATTGTACTAAATGTCACGATTTAGGTTCAAAACTTTCAGATACAAAATGTATTGGATGTCATAAAGAAATAAATTTTCAGGTACAGAACAAACTTGGCTTTCACTCTTCAAAGTATGTTAATGGGAAAAATTGCTGGCAATGTCATGGTGAACATTTCGGACGTAATTTTCAACTGATCCGATTTGATGAAAAGAAATTTGATCATTCAGTAACAGGATTTGAGTTAACGGGGAAACATTCTCCATTAGCTTGTAAACAATGTCATCAACAAAAAAATATTTCTTCATCAGAAATAAAGAATCGTAAAAATACTTTCCTTGGATTAGATCAAAATTGTAATTCCTGTCATCAGGATTTTCATCAAAATACATTGGGCAATAAATGCGAATTCTGCCACAATACTTCAACCTTCAAACCTGCTATTTCTTTCAATCACGACCGGGCAAAATTCAAACTACTTGGTGCACACGCAAAAGTAGATTGCATCAAATGCCATTTAAAAGAAAAAAGAAATGGGAAGGATTACCAAAAATTTACAGGATTGAACTTTAGTAATTGTTCTCCTTGCCACCAGGATGCGCATAAAGGTAAATTCGGTAATGACTGTAAGAAATGCCATGTGGTTTCTGGATTTAAATTTGTTAACAAAGGATCCTTTGATCATGATAAAACAAATTATCCTTTAATTGCAAAACACAAATTAGTAAACTGCGATAAATGTCATAAAGGAAACATTAGTGTTAAACCAGTTTTTGATAAATGTTTTAGATGCCACGAAGATTTTCATAAAGGACAGTTTACGGTAAATAATCTCCAGCGCGATTGCTCAGAATGTCATCAGCTTGAAGGATATTCGCCATCAACTTTTTCATTGGAAAAACATAATAATTTAAAGTTTGCATTGGAAGGAAAACATAAAGCAATTGATTGCAAGAGTTGTCATATCAAAGAAACAAAATGGCAATTTATACTTGGTGATGTAAAATGCATTAATTGTCATTCAAATGTTCATGGAAATGAAATATCCGGAACGTTTATGAAAGATGATAATTGTATAAGTTGTCATACTGTTGACGGATGGAAAATAATAAACTTCAATCACTCAAAAACAAAATTTGATCTTACAGGAAAACACAAAGAAGCCAGTTGTAAAAAATGCCACATTAAAGAAAATAATCTTGGAGAAATAAAATATTTTTTCAGTTCGGTAAAAAGCTATTGCGAGTATTGTCATAATGATGTACATTTTAACCAATTTAGAGATGGCGATAAAACACTATGCGAGCGATGTCATACTTCTTCTGGATGGATTCCAGTTAGTTTTGATCATCAATCCACCAAGTTTCCACTTGAAGGAGCGCATAGCAAAGTTGAATGCAGAAAATGTCATAAAGAAATTTTAGAACAAGGGCATAAATTTATTAAATTCAAAATCGATGAGTTTAAATGTTCAGATTGTCATTCATAA
- the efp gene encoding elongation factor P, which yields MPDTSDFRNGLIIRYKNDLYSIVEFQHVKPGKGGAFVRTTLKNLKSGRVLENTFRAGESIEPIRIERRKYQYLYREGEFLVCMDNETYEQLSVTLNLFGDGVKFLKESEQVEILFNGEDIINVEIPIFINLKVVETEPGFRGDTATNVNKPAKLETGASVSVPLFVNEGDLLKIDTRTGSYVERVKN from the coding sequence ATGCCAGATACATCAGATTTCAGAAATGGTTTAATCATTCGATACAAAAATGATTTATATTCAATCGTCGAGTTCCAGCACGTAAAGCCTGGAAAAGGTGGTGCATTCGTTCGTACAACATTAAAAAATCTTAAATCCGGCAGAGTTTTAGAAAACACTTTCCGCGCCGGTGAATCTATTGAACCAATTAGAATAGAAAGAAGAAAATATCAATATCTGTACAGAGAAGGAGAATTCTTAGTTTGTATGGATAACGAAACTTACGAACAGCTTTCAGTTACTTTAAATCTTTTTGGCGATGGAGTTAAGTTTCTTAAAGAAAGTGAGCAGGTTGAAATTCTGTTTAATGGTGAAGATATAATAAATGTTGAAATACCGATTTTCATTAATCTTAAGGTTGTAGAAACAGAACCCGGATTTAGAGGTGATACAGCTACTAATGTTAATAAGCCTGCTAAGTTAGAAACCGGTGCATCAGTTTCTGTCCCGCTGTTTGTTAATGAAGGGGATTTACTTAAGATTGATACAAGAACCGGTTCTTATGTAGAACGGGTTAAAAATTAG
- a CDS encoding GIY-YIG nuclease family protein — protein sequence MFYTYILFSEIGNKHYYGSTKDIPTRLNEHNNGKVKFTKPFRPWQIVYYEEYPTRSEACKRELFFKSVDGRIWLKNNRIL from the coding sequence ATGTTTTATACTTATATACTTTTTAGCGAGATTGGGAATAAACATTATTATGGTTCGACAAAAGATATACCGACCAGATTGAATGAACATAATAATGGGAAAGTAAAATTCACAAAGCCATTCAGACCCTGGCAAATAGTTTATTATGAAGAATATCCCACCCGAAGTGAAGCTTGTAAACGTGAATTATTTTTTAAGAGTGTTGATGGACGTATCTGGCTAAAAAATAATAGAATACTCTAA
- a CDS encoding tetratricopeptide repeat protein, whose product MKIKPLYIYLSIIIIAVVLLIIFTTNQETPNTNIAAQMPQDEIHKGLTKPGMGGGPSGSNVSEEIKKRMEMLKTAYDKNPNDTLKAREYAEFLAAAHKPNDAITVYEKILKKDPKRTDLRFSLALIYFHRQDYAKAEQLISEVFNYDKKNAQARYNLGAIAANKGESDKAKQLWTELVKEQPNTELGKMAQESLTSLGK is encoded by the coding sequence ATGAAAATTAAACCACTTTATATTTACCTAAGTATAATTATTATTGCAGTAGTTCTTTTGATAATTTTTACAACTAATCAAGAAACTCCAAATACAAATATAGCAGCACAAATGCCTCAGGATGAAATTCATAAAGGATTAACAAAACCAGGTATGGGTGGTGGGCCATCCGGCTCAAACGTAAGTGAAGAAATTAAAAAAAGAATGGAGATGTTAAAGACTGCTTATGATAAAAATCCTAATGATACATTAAAAGCGCGAGAGTACGCAGAATTTCTTGCTGCTGCACATAAACCGAATGATGCAATTACTGTGTACGAAAAAATATTGAAAAAAGATCCTAAAAGAACAGATTTAAGATTTTCACTGGCTTTGATTTATTTCCATAGACAGGATTACGCTAAAGCCGAACAATTGATTTCCGAAGTTTTTAATTACGATAAAAAAAATGCTCAAGCCAGGTATAACCTTGGCGCCATAGCTGCAAATAAAGGTGAATCAGATAAAGCTAAACAATTATGGACTGAATTAGTAAAGGAGCAACCAAACACTGAATTAGGCAAAATGGCGCAAGAATCGCTTACCAGTTTAGGTAAATGA
- the dapF gene encoding diaminopimelate epimerase, which translates to MKKISFAKMSGAGNDFILFDRRFNPDMELHPAVIKKLCNRRTGIGADGILIISDFPGYDFMMEYFNSDGSTGSLCGNGARCAIRYAHLSGRINNATTNFISNNVQYAGEILDADNVKFYLSEPKNFKYNFKIKTFNQLVSSSFVDTGSPHVVIKLGDVLQNVQIPNSFYQDLDDFPVVQYGREIRNSKDFAPSGTNVNFIKIVDNKIFIRTYERGVEDETLACGTGSTAAAIISYVNDKLKPPITVVTKSGNELIIDFKVEDQHIRNLSLTGPAEITFTGEFYSSLYFNNSEK; encoded by the coding sequence ATGAAAAAAATTTCCTTTGCAAAAATGAGCGGCGCTGGTAACGATTTTATTCTATTCGATAGAAGGTTTAATCCGGATATGGAACTGCATCCCGCAGTTATAAAAAAATTATGTAATAGAAGAACTGGAATAGGTGCTGATGGAATCCTTATTATATCAGATTTTCCCGGTTATGATTTTATGATGGAATATTTCAATTCAGATGGTTCAACTGGTTCATTGTGTGGGAATGGTGCAAGATGCGCAATCAGATATGCACATTTAAGTGGCAGAATAAATAATGCAACCACCAATTTTATCTCCAATAATGTCCAATATGCTGGTGAAATTCTGGATGCTGATAATGTAAAATTTTATTTATCTGAACCAAAGAATTTTAAGTATAATTTTAAAATTAAGACCTTTAATCAACTTGTCAGTTCAAGTTTTGTTGATACAGGTTCACCTCATGTTGTTATTAAATTGGGGGATGTATTGCAAAACGTCCAAATTCCAAATTCTTTTTATCAGGATTTAGATGATTTTCCAGTTGTTCAATATGGAAGAGAGATTAGAAATTCAAAAGATTTTGCTCCATCTGGCACTAATGTTAATTTTATAAAAATTGTTGATAATAAAATATTCATTAGAACTTATGAAAGAGGAGTCGAAGACGAAACTTTAGCCTGCGGAACTGGTTCTACCGCTGCTGCAATAATAAGCTATGTTAATGATAAACTAAAACCACCTATTACTGTTGTTACCAAAAGTGGTAATGAATTAATAATTGACTTTAAAGTTGAAGATCAGCATATAAGGAATTTATCCTTGACTGGTCCTGCGGAAATAACATTTACCGGGGAATTTTACTCAAGTTTATATTTTAATAATTCGGAGAAATAA
- a CDS encoding dipeptidase: MEKVKNYILANYDSYVEELKDFLKIPSISTMPENRNDVAKAAEFVAGKLKTAGLSQVEIYKTENHPIVYGEWLGAPGKPTLLVYGHYDVQPVDPIELWTNPPFEPIIKDGKIWARGATDDKGQMFVHIKSVEAFFKTYGSLPINIKFLIEGEEEIGSESLGSFLEQNKDLLKCDAVLVSDTSMYAPGVPSLTYGLRGLAYLEIEITGPNKDLHSGSFGGAVSNPINVLTEIIAKLHDKNGKVTIPNFYKNVIKITKKEKDNFGKLKFSDKKYAKELGVAELSGEKGFSTLERLWTRPTLDCNGIWGGFIGAGAKTVIPSKATAKISMRLVPNQDPNKIANLFTKYIKSITPKSVKVNVRNLHGGYPVLVPLEDKIVSKAAIAMEKAFGKKTIFMREGGSIPIVVEFVKSLKIPAILMGLGLDSENAHSPDEHMDLSHFKYGLLCSAYFIDELSS; this comes from the coding sequence GTGGAAAAAGTAAAGAATTACATTCTGGCTAATTATGATAGTTATGTTGAAGAATTAAAAGATTTTTTAAAAATCCCGAGCATAAGCACAATGCCAGAAAACAGAAACGATGTTGCTAAAGCCGCTGAGTTTGTGGCTGGTAAATTAAAAACTGCCGGATTAAGCCAGGTAGAAATCTATAAAACGGAAAATCATCCTATTGTTTATGGGGAGTGGTTAGGTGCGCCAGGAAAACCCACGTTATTAGTTTATGGTCATTACGATGTTCAACCGGTTGATCCTATTGAACTTTGGACAAATCCTCCATTTGAACCAATTATTAAAGATGGAAAAATTTGGGCACGTGGTGCTACAGATGATAAAGGTCAGATGTTCGTTCATATTAAAAGTGTAGAAGCATTTTTCAAAACATATGGAAGCCTTCCGATTAATATTAAATTTCTAATTGAAGGTGAAGAAGAAATAGGAAGTGAGAGCTTGGGATCATTCCTTGAACAGAATAAAGATTTGTTAAAATGCGATGCAGTTTTAGTTTCAGACACTTCTATGTATGCTCCTGGTGTCCCTTCATTAACTTATGGTTTACGCGGTTTAGCTTATTTAGAAATTGAAATAACCGGACCGAATAAAGATCTTCATTCTGGTAGCTTTGGTGGTGCTGTTTCAAACCCAATTAATGTATTAACCGAGATAATTGCAAAACTTCATGATAAAAATGGGAAAGTAACAATACCAAATTTTTATAAAAACGTTATTAAAATTACAAAGAAGGAAAAAGATAATTTTGGGAAACTTAAATTTTCCGATAAGAAATATGCTAAAGAATTAGGAGTTGCAGAATTATCTGGCGAAAAAGGATTTTCAACCTTGGAAAGATTGTGGACAAGACCAACATTAGATTGCAATGGAATTTGGGGAGGATTTATTGGTGCAGGAGCTAAAACTGTAATTCCATCTAAAGCCACTGCAAAAATTAGTATGCGCTTAGTCCCTAACCAAGATCCGAATAAAATCGCCAATCTATTTACAAAGTATATTAAATCAATCACACCAAAAAGTGTTAAAGTTAATGTTAGAAATCTACATGGTGGATATCCTGTTTTAGTACCGCTTGAAGATAAAATAGTTTCTAAAGCAGCAATTGCTATGGAAAAAGCCTTTGGAAAGAAAACCATTTTTATGCGTGAAGGCGGCTCTATACCAATTGTAGTGGAATTTGTAAAAAGCCTTAAGATCCCTGCAATCTTAATGGGCTTAGGTCTGGATAGTGAAAATGCACATTCTCCTGATGAGCATATGGATTTATCTCATTTTAAATATGGGTTGCTCTGTTCAGCATATTTCATTGATGAGTTATCGAGCTAA
- a CDS encoding LptF/LptG family permease, with protein MILFRYILKNHIGPFLFSLVTLIFMLLFNFLTKFADRLVGKGLGFWIITKLIAYNLAWMVVLVIPMSVLVATLMAYGNMSNNNEVAIMKASGISIYKMMFPSLIVSAIIGLLLIEFNNNIYPDANHAARILMQDISNKKPTLSLVPGLFSQEVSNYAILVKKIQENSNELEDVIIYDYNDPSRMNVITAKKGKIYFSGDQRKLIMDLSDGEIHQQGVSDNAAYRKLIFSKHRILMDAEQFTFQQSTPGGQRGDRELSAGDMMVIVDSLKKIRNTFLTRLRNDAADFFTLKANLTVPTTTASSSDEFVLLRVKDRINSAKNVILSDVEYLKSNKEDINKYEVEIHKKYSLPAACIVFILIGAPLGMMTRKGGIGVAAGISIVFFLIYWAFLIGGEKLSDRGLLSPFLGMWSANIVLGIFGIIITVKSARETITLDFSFLQKLIPKNWRSSQEVNENN; from the coding sequence ATGATCCTTTTCCGCTACATACTTAAAAATCATATTGGTCCATTTTTGTTTTCGCTGGTTACATTAATTTTTATGTTACTTTTTAATTTCTTAACAAAGTTTGCTGATAGACTTGTAGGAAAAGGATTAGGTTTTTGGATAATAACCAAACTGATTGCATATAATCTTGCCTGGATGGTAGTACTCGTTATCCCAATGTCTGTTCTTGTTGCAACACTAATGGCATATGGAAACATGTCTAACAATAATGAAGTTGCAATAATGAAAGCATCTGGAATAAGCATTTACAAAATGATGTTCCCTTCTTTAATTGTAAGCGCTATAATCGGTTTATTGCTAATCGAGTTCAATAATAATATTTATCCAGATGCAAATCATGCTGCAAGAATTCTTATGCAGGATATCTCTAACAAAAAACCAACACTATCTTTAGTACCAGGACTTTTTTCACAGGAAGTTTCAAACTATGCAATTCTGGTAAAAAAGATTCAGGAAAATAGTAATGAATTAGAAGATGTAATAATTTATGATTATAACGATCCATCCAGGATGAATGTGATTACTGCAAAGAAGGGAAAAATTTATTTTTCAGGTGATCAAAGAAAATTAATTATGGATTTAAGCGATGGTGAAATCCATCAACAAGGTGTTAGTGATAATGCAGCTTATAGAAAATTAATTTTTTCAAAACACAGAATTCTTATGGATGCTGAACAATTTACCTTCCAGCAATCCACACCCGGTGGGCAGCGTGGAGATAGAGAATTAAGTGCAGGCGATATGATGGTTATTGTTGATAGTTTGAAGAAGATCAGAAATACTTTTCTAACAAGACTAAGAAATGATGCTGCAGATTTTTTTACTTTGAAAGCGAACTTAACAGTGCCTACTACTACAGCTTCCAGTTCAGATGAATTTGTTTTATTAAGAGTTAAGGATAGGATTAACTCAGCAAAAAATGTAATACTTTCTGATGTAGAATATCTTAAAAGTAACAAAGAAGATATAAATAAATATGAAGTTGAAATTCACAAAAAATATTCGCTTCCTGCAGCGTGTATTGTTTTTATTCTTATTGGAGCGCCGCTTGGTATGATGACCAGGAAAGGAGGAATAGGTGTAGCAGCAGGAATAAGTATAGTATTCTTTTTAATCTACTGGGCTTTTTTAATTGGAGGCGAAAAACTTTCTGACCGTGGTTTGCTTTCACCATTTTTGGGTATGTGGAGCGCAAATATTGTTTTAGGAATTTTCGGAATTATAATAACAGTAAAATCGGCAAGGGAAACAATTACTTTGGATTTTTCATTCTTGCAAAAACTTATTCCTAAAAATTGGAGATCATCTCAAGAAGTAAATGAAAATAATTGA
- a CDS encoding NAD(P)-binding domain-containing protein: MIETFLENTLAYILIFLIFALVLFIYIKTVAKKSDSVKEKIKIAKELGFHEPVSLHPYINHEICLGSGACVLACPEKDVLGLVNGKAFTINASRCVGHGACFHACPVHAITLVMGTETRGIELPHVSQDFESNVPGIYIAGELGGMGLIKNAVEQGKQAVENISKNLKRSSKASYDVVIVGAGPAGISATLTAAKNNLKFLTIEQDSLGGTVFNFPRAKLVMTSPMDLPLYGKIKLMETSKVKLLDLWKEILQKNNIKINEQEKVINIEKKEDHFIIVTSCSTYTSNAILLAIGRRGSPRKLGIPGEELEKVSYRLLEPEYLKNQNVLIIGGGDSAIESALLLADDNEVVISYRSNSFSRIKPKNLERIIKAQSEQKLKIIFNSGVEEIKEDKVILKMTDNSLVELKNNLVFIFAGGELPTQFLEKTGIKITKKFGETILKH; the protein is encoded by the coding sequence TTGATAGAAACATTCTTAGAAAATACATTAGCCTATATTTTAATTTTTTTAATTTTTGCCCTTGTACTTTTTATTTATATAAAAACGGTTGCCAAGAAATCTGACTCTGTAAAAGAAAAAATTAAAATAGCAAAAGAACTGGGGTTTCATGAACCTGTATCTTTACATCCGTACATAAATCATGAAATTTGCCTTGGGAGCGGTGCCTGCGTTCTTGCATGTCCTGAAAAAGATGTGCTTGGCTTAGTAAATGGAAAAGCTTTTACAATTAATGCTTCCAGATGTGTAGGTCACGGAGCCTGTTTTCATGCCTGTCCTGTTCATGCAATAACTTTAGTTATGGGGACTGAAACAAGGGGGATTGAATTACCACATGTATCCCAGGATTTTGAATCTAATGTTCCCGGAATTTATATCGCCGGAGAATTAGGTGGAATGGGGCTCATCAAAAATGCTGTAGAACAAGGTAAGCAGGCAGTTGAAAATATATCCAAGAACTTAAAACGATCCTCCAAAGCAAGCTACGATGTGGTAATCGTTGGAGCTGGTCCAGCAGGTATTTCTGCAACTTTAACTGCTGCAAAAAATAATCTTAAATTTCTAACCATTGAACAAGACAGTTTAGGTGGAACCGTCTTTAATTTCCCGCGTGCAAAACTGGTTATGACTTCCCCAATGGATTTACCTTTATATGGCAAAATAAAATTGATGGAAACTTCAAAAGTAAAACTACTTGATTTATGGAAAGAAATTCTTCAAAAGAACAATATAAAAATTAATGAACAGGAAAAAGTTATTAATATTGAAAAAAAGGAAGATCATTTTATAATTGTTACAAGTTGTAGCACTTATACTTCCAACGCAATTTTACTTGCTATTGGTAGACGCGGTTCTCCGCGGAAACTTGGAATACCTGGTGAAGAATTGGAAAAAGTAAGTTACAGGCTTTTAGAACCAGAATATCTTAAAAATCAAAATGTATTAATTATCGGTGGTGGGGATTCTGCAATTGAATCCGCTTTACTTTTAGCTGATGATAATGAAGTTGTTATTTCATACAGGAGTAATTCATTTAGCAGAATAAAACCAAAAAATCTCGAGAGAATAATTAAAGCACAATCTGAACAAAAATTAAAAATAATTTTTAATTCAGGCGTGGAAGAAATAAAGGAAGATAAAGTTATTCTTAAAATGACGGATAATTCCTTGGTTGAATTAAAAAACAATCTTGTTTTTATTTTTGCGGGTGGCGAACTGCCAACACAATTTCTTGAAAAAACTGGAATTAAAATCACTAAAAAATTTGGAGAAACAATATTAAAGCATTGA
- a CDS encoding cob(I)yrinic acid a,c-diamide adenosyltransferase codes for MKIYTKTGDRGETSLIGGKRVTKDNLRIDAYGTIDELNSALGIAIIEIKNEALIKLLQKIQNQLFVVGSDLATPKSETSEKLNIAKITIDYYEGIEKEIDFFSTQLPELKNFILPGGSKGASYLHLVRTICRRAERIVVALSKSVDIGENIIIYLNRLSDLFFVLARYENKVLNIPDIIWKM; via the coding sequence ATGAAAATATATACTAAGACTGGGGATAGAGGGGAGACAAGTTTAATTGGCGGAAAGCGGGTAACAAAAGATAATTTGCGAATTGATGCTTATGGAACGATTGATGAACTTAATTCCGCACTTGGCATTGCAATAATTGAAATAAAAAACGAAGCATTAATAAAACTCCTTCAAAAAATTCAGAATCAGTTATTTGTTGTTGGTTCTGATCTGGCAACACCAAAATCTGAAACATCTGAAAAACTAAACATTGCAAAAATTACAATAGATTATTATGAAGGAATTGAGAAGGAGATAGATTTTTTTTCCACTCAGCTTCCGGAATTGAAAAATTTTATCCTACCAGGTGGTTCCAAAGGTGCTTCTTATCTTCATCTGGTAAGAACAATCTGTCGTCGTGCAGAAAGAATAGTTGTGGCACTAAGTAAATCTGTTGATATTGGTGAGAATATAATCATATATTTAAACCGTCTTTCAGACTTGTTCTTTGTCTTAGCAAGATATGAAAATAAAGTTCTTAATATCCCTGATATTATTTGGAAGATGTAG
- the accB gene encoding acetyl-CoA carboxylase biotin carboxyl carrier protein: protein MDLDLIKKLVKIVDTSGVTELEVQEGELKIKIVKNSQSNVVYSQPAISSPQHLAAIPQIKSEQEIKAPVEKVQASNLYEVRSPIVGTLYRAPAPDADPYVQVGDTISKGTILCIVEAMKLMNEIESEVDGKIMKILVDNGKPVEYNQPLFLIERN from the coding sequence ATGGATCTCGATTTAATAAAAAAACTAGTAAAGATTGTTGATACAAGTGGTGTGACTGAACTTGAAGTTCAGGAAGGCGAATTAAAAATTAAAATTGTAAAGAATTCGCAATCAAATGTTGTCTACTCTCAACCAGCTATTTCTTCTCCGCAACATTTGGCTGCAATTCCACAAATAAAAAGTGAACAGGAAATTAAAGCTCCTGTTGAAAAAGTACAAGCATCAAATCTTTATGAAGTTCGTTCCCCAATTGTTGGTACGCTTTATCGTGCTCCTGCTCCAGACGCTGATCCTTATGTTCAGGTTGGAGATACAATTTCTAAAGGAACTATCCTTTGCATTGTGGAAGCTATGAAACTTATGAATGAAATCGAATCTGAAGTTGATGGAAAGATTATGAAAATTCTTGTTGATAATGGAAAACCCGTCGAGTATAACCAACCGCTATTCTTAATTGAACGGAATTGA
- a CDS encoding PHP domain-containing protein codes for MFEYVGAIHVHSTYSDGSGEIKDIGFTASEAGLDYTIITDHNTLRGLKEGYEGWYGKTLVLIGCELNDKENKNHYLALGIEDTISTRNPAAEIVAKVKQNGGIGFIAHPHEKRSSMKEHPPYPWIDWHVTGFNGLEIWNHMSEWMERLTEENKYQSFVHPLRTIEAPPKETLELWDKLNLERKVVGIGGVDAHAHKVNLLGFFEVEVFPYKVLFKSIRTHILTNEKIEVGYNPAAVAKAKKIIYSSLETGRCFVSNYYTADASGFRFFAEDGHKIYQMGDNLNYSPKLKLRVLLPNLSGNIRLIRNGKQYDSVESFEAEFRIGEAGSYRVEVFLDNRAWIFSNHIRID; via the coding sequence ATGTTTGAATATGTCGGTGCTATTCATGTTCATTCCACCTATTCTGACGGGTCTGGAGAAATTAAAGATATTGGTTTTACAGCAAGCGAAGCAGGGCTGGATTACACTATTATAACAGATCATAACACTTTAAGAGGATTAAAGGAAGGTTATGAAGGTTGGTACGGAAAAACTTTAGTTCTTATTGGGTGTGAGTTAAACGATAAAGAAAATAAAAATCACTATCTTGCATTAGGAATTGAAGATACAATTTCAACAAGAAATCCTGCAGCAGAAATTGTTGCTAAAGTAAAACAAAATGGTGGTATTGGATTTATAGCCCACCCGCATGAAAAACGCTCTTCGATGAAGGAGCATCCACCTTATCCGTGGATCGATTGGCATGTTACTGGTTTTAATGGATTGGAAATCTGGAATCATATGTCTGAATGGATGGAACGATTGACGGAAGAAAATAAATATCAATCGTTTGTGCATCCATTAAGAACAATTGAAGCGCCACCTAAAGAAACACTTGAATTGTGGGATAAACTTAATTTGGAACGTAAAGTAGTTGGAATTGGAGGCGTAGATGCCCATGCACATAAAGTTAATTTACTGGGATTTTTTGAAGTAGAAGTTTTTCCATATAAAGTATTGTTCAAATCCATAAGAACACATATTTTAACGAATGAAAAAATTGAAGTTGGTTATAATCCAGCGGCTGTGGCTAAAGCAAAAAAAATAATTTATTCCTCACTGGAAACGGGAAGATGTTTTGTTTCTAACTATTACACCGCTGATGCTTCAGGTTTCAGGTTCTTTGCGGAAGATGGACATAAAATTTACCAGATGGGTGATAATCTAAATTATTCTCCCAAATTGAAACTAAGAGTTCTATTACCAAATCTTAGTGGAAATATCAGGTTGATTCGGAATGGAAAACAATATGATTCAGTTGAAAGTTTTGAAGCAGAATTTAGAATTGGTGAAGCTGGTTCTTATAGAGTGGAAGTGTTCCTTGATAATAGGGCTTGGATATTTTCCAACCATATAAGAATAGATTGA